From a single Bemisia tabaci chromosome 10, PGI_BMITA_v3 genomic region:
- the LOC109043262 gene encoding max-like protein X isoform X1 — translation MQISPPCWTWILRPRGEDMDLKEQPPSPSGRKQNFSRSSSAGSLYMQQAGNASGSSSGHEDDDSEGKGSPVSYKERRREAHTQAEQKRRDAIKKGYDSLQDLVHTCQHTDASSYKMSKATVLQKSIDYIQFLLRQKKVLEEERNALRKEVMALRIMQANYELMVKAQQNTPGQTETRISDQVKFQVFQNIMEELYKTFSTISVANFDVLSASVFSWLEENCKPQKLRDMVISVLNRFSGMP, via the exons ATGCAGATAAGTCCTCCGTGTTGGACATGGATACTTCGGCCCAGGGG GGAGGACATGGATCTTAAAGAACAGCCACCAAGTCCTAGTGGGCGGAAGCAGAATTTTTCCAGGTCAAGCAGTGCAGGATCTCTTTATATGCAGCAAGCTGGCAACGCAAGTGGAAGCAGCAGTGGTCATG AAGATGATGACAGTGAAGGAAAAGGTTCTCCAGTCAGCTACAAGGAAAGGCGACGAGAAGCACACACCCAAGCGGAGCAAAAACGCAGGGACGCCATAAAAAAAGGTTACGATTCTCTCCAAGATCTTGTCCACACGTGTCAGCACACAGATGCGTCAAGCTACAAAATGAGTAAAGCTACAGTCCTTCAGAAGTCCATTGACTATATTCAG TTTTTACTGCGGCAGAAGAAAGTGCTTGAGGAAGAAAGAAATGCACTCAGGAAAGAGGTTATGGCTCTGCGAATCATGCAAGCAAATTACGAACTGATGGTGAAAGCACAGCAGAACACCCCTGGTCAAACGGAGACTCGGATTTCAGATCAAGTCAAGTTTCAAGTG tttcaaaatattatggaGGAGCTGTACAAAACGTTTTCAACCATAAGTGTTGCAAACTTTGATGTGCTCTCTGCCAGTGTCTTCAGCTGGTTGGAGGAAAATTGCAAACCTCAG aaactgcgtGATATGGTGATCTCAGTGCTAAATCGATTCAGCGGCATGCCATAA
- the LOC109043262 gene encoding max-like protein X isoform X3 yields MEDMDLKEQPPSPSGRKQNFSRSSSAGSLYMQQAGNASGSSSGHEDDDSEGKGSPVSYKERRREAHTQAEQKRRDAIKKGYDSLQDLVHTCQHTDASSYKMSKATVLQKSIDYIQFLLRQKKVLEEERNALRKEVMALRIMQANYELMVKAQQNTPGQTETRISDQVKFQVFQNIMEELYKTFSTISVANFDVLSASVFSWLEENCKPQKLRDMVISVLNRFSGMP; encoded by the exons AT GGAGGACATGGATCTTAAAGAACAGCCACCAAGTCCTAGTGGGCGGAAGCAGAATTTTTCCAGGTCAAGCAGTGCAGGATCTCTTTATATGCAGCAAGCTGGCAACGCAAGTGGAAGCAGCAGTGGTCATG AAGATGATGACAGTGAAGGAAAAGGTTCTCCAGTCAGCTACAAGGAAAGGCGACGAGAAGCACACACCCAAGCGGAGCAAAAACGCAGGGACGCCATAAAAAAAGGTTACGATTCTCTCCAAGATCTTGTCCACACGTGTCAGCACACAGATGCGTCAAGCTACAAAATGAGTAAAGCTACAGTCCTTCAGAAGTCCATTGACTATATTCAG TTTTTACTGCGGCAGAAGAAAGTGCTTGAGGAAGAAAGAAATGCACTCAGGAAAGAGGTTATGGCTCTGCGAATCATGCAAGCAAATTACGAACTGATGGTGAAAGCACAGCAGAACACCCCTGGTCAAACGGAGACTCGGATTTCAGATCAAGTCAAGTTTCAAGTG tttcaaaatattatggaGGAGCTGTACAAAACGTTTTCAACCATAAGTGTTGCAAACTTTGATGTGCTCTCTGCCAGTGTCTTCAGCTGGTTGGAGGAAAATTGCAAACCTCAG aaactgcgtGATATGGTGATCTCAGTGCTAAATCGATTCAGCGGCATGCCATAA
- the LOC109043262 gene encoding max-like protein X isoform X2, whose protein sequence is MNREDMDLKEQPPSPSGRKQNFSRSSSAGSLYMQQAGNASGSSSGHEDDDSEGKGSPVSYKERRREAHTQAEQKRRDAIKKGYDSLQDLVHTCQHTDASSYKMSKATVLQKSIDYIQFLLRQKKVLEEERNALRKEVMALRIMQANYELMVKAQQNTPGQTETRISDQVKFQVFQNIMEELYKTFSTISVANFDVLSASVFSWLEENCKPQKLRDMVISVLNRFSGMP, encoded by the exons ATGAATCG GGAGGACATGGATCTTAAAGAACAGCCACCAAGTCCTAGTGGGCGGAAGCAGAATTTTTCCAGGTCAAGCAGTGCAGGATCTCTTTATATGCAGCAAGCTGGCAACGCAAGTGGAAGCAGCAGTGGTCATG AAGATGATGACAGTGAAGGAAAAGGTTCTCCAGTCAGCTACAAGGAAAGGCGACGAGAAGCACACACCCAAGCGGAGCAAAAACGCAGGGACGCCATAAAAAAAGGTTACGATTCTCTCCAAGATCTTGTCCACACGTGTCAGCACACAGATGCGTCAAGCTACAAAATGAGTAAAGCTACAGTCCTTCAGAAGTCCATTGACTATATTCAG TTTTTACTGCGGCAGAAGAAAGTGCTTGAGGAAGAAAGAAATGCACTCAGGAAAGAGGTTATGGCTCTGCGAATCATGCAAGCAAATTACGAACTGATGGTGAAAGCACAGCAGAACACCCCTGGTCAAACGGAGACTCGGATTTCAGATCAAGTCAAGTTTCAAGTG tttcaaaatattatggaGGAGCTGTACAAAACGTTTTCAACCATAAGTGTTGCAAACTTTGATGTGCTCTCTGCCAGTGTCTTCAGCTGGTTGGAGGAAAATTGCAAACCTCAG aaactgcgtGATATGGTGATCTCAGTGCTAAATCGATTCAGCGGCATGCCATAA